One Novipirellula galeiformis genomic region harbors:
- a CDS encoding tetratricopeptide repeat protein codes for MRDFETWEDICDFRERRDYEGLVAYCQDDVRRYPDDLYAAERLAHAYVLNGNYERAIEFGARMHHDYPEISCFQHHILDALFAIGKSENDFDWVIRPTIIRLDNNVADRCYEFLRPKHKPRHLADLQFGIWHDDYFAFTDEEMLRYLRDDPRFVIVGNSPVTAEITVARRRKSRTT; via the coding sequence ATGCGAGACTTTGAAACCTGGGAAGACATCTGCGACTTTCGCGAACGCCGTGACTACGAAGGTCTCGTCGCGTATTGTCAAGACGATGTTAGGCGATATCCAGACGATCTCTACGCGGCGGAACGATTGGCACACGCCTACGTGCTGAACGGAAACTACGAAAGGGCGATCGAGTTTGGTGCAAGAATGCACCACGATTATCCAGAGATTTCATGTTTTCAACATCACATTCTGGATGCACTCTTCGCGATCGGGAAATCCGAGAATGATTTCGACTGGGTGATCCGCCCGACGATCATTCGATTGGACAACAATGTCGCCGACCGGTGCTATGAGTTTCTTCGACCGAAACATAAGCCGCGACACCTTGCCGACCTTCAATTCGGGATTTGGCACGACGATTATTTTGCATTCACAGACGAAGAGATGCTTAGATACTTGCGGGATGATCCGCGATTTGTAATCGTGGGTAATAGCCCCGTAACTGCGGAGATCACCGTCGCGCGACGCCGGAAGAGCAGGACAACGTGA
- a CDS encoding MotA/TolQ/ExbB proton channel family protein — protein MDDNPYTPGSISSKPKTRASRRWLWAGFTSLALATLCIIATVIGMIWSFDAVANSSTAPKPSDLATGISNAMIPSIGAMPLALLGVALLVVGFIRREPIDSK, from the coding sequence ATGGACGACAATCCCTATACGCCCGGTTCTATTTCCAGCAAGCCAAAGACTCGCGCATCGCGCCGCTGGCTTTGGGCGGGATTCACCTCACTTGCGTTGGCGACACTTTGCATTATCGCGACTGTCATTGGAATGATCTGGTCCTTCGACGCGGTCGCGAATTCATCAACCGCTCCAAAACCATCTGATTTGGCCACCGGCATTAGCAACGCCATGATCCCATCCATAGGGGCCATGCCGCTTGCGCTTCTTGGTGTCGCACTGCTCGTTGTCGGATTCATTCGTCGCGAACCAATCGACTCTAAGTGA
- the ltrA gene encoding group II intron reverse transcriptase/maturase, with protein MKLGNAGEGKAVRPTRVEDSESPTLSGGSSVLDRLRRIAERATSHPDEVFNNLFSLLNYELLWYAFRRLKRGKVPGVDGRTVEDYEEDLKSNLLNLLERLHDGSYRPNPSLRVNIPKGNGKSRPLGIACVEDKLVQRAVVMVLERIYEVDFYDTSYGFRPKRSCHQALAVLGRTIATEKVNWVSDADIEGFFDNVSHDQLLELLQIRISDPKLLELVRRFLKAGVLIEGKQEATDEGVPQGASLSPLLANVYLHYVLDQWFERDVKPRMRGYASLIRYADDFICCFEFELDARRYQAVLPKRLARFSLSVAEDKTKLLRFGRLARRDSTRYDEGGPGAFDFLGFTHYCGRSRAGKFKLKRKTSGKKYRQKVVELRKWFRSQLDTPIGEMWQTLNAKLRGHYQYYGVNDNWPMLMAYRNRARVMVKRHLSRRSQSSYVNWTHLDRLCDRHPLANPRRLTDLIALSRTKWSAV; from the coding sequence ATGAAGCTGGGTAATGCTGGTGAAGGGAAGGCGGTCAGGCCAACACGCGTTGAAGACTCCGAATCGCCCACACTCAGTGGTGGGAGTTCGGTTCTGGATCGTCTTAGACGCATCGCCGAAAGAGCGACATCGCATCCCGATGAGGTTTTCAATAACCTCTTCTCGCTGCTCAATTACGAGCTGCTGTGGTATGCGTTTCGCCGACTGAAACGAGGGAAAGTGCCGGGGGTGGATGGCCGCACTGTGGAGGATTACGAGGAGGATCTAAAGAGCAATCTGCTGAACCTTCTGGAACGTCTCCATGACGGAAGCTATCGACCCAATCCCAGTCTGCGAGTGAACATCCCCAAAGGGAATGGGAAGAGTCGCCCGCTGGGGATCGCCTGTGTGGAAGACAAGCTCGTTCAGCGAGCGGTCGTCATGGTTCTGGAACGGATTTACGAAGTCGACTTTTATGACACTTCGTATGGCTTCCGTCCCAAGCGATCATGTCACCAGGCACTTGCGGTACTCGGTCGAACGATCGCCACAGAGAAAGTGAACTGGGTCAGCGACGCCGACATTGAAGGCTTCTTCGATAACGTGTCGCACGACCAGCTACTAGAGTTGCTGCAGATTCGCATCAGCGATCCGAAGCTGCTCGAACTAGTTCGCCGCTTCCTGAAGGCAGGAGTTCTGATCGAAGGCAAACAGGAAGCAACCGATGAGGGCGTCCCGCAAGGGGCTAGCCTCTCTCCGCTGCTAGCAAACGTCTACTTGCATTACGTTCTGGATCAGTGGTTCGAACGTGATGTGAAACCGCGTATGCGTGGCTATGCGTCCCTAATCAGGTATGCAGATGATTTCATCTGCTGCTTTGAATTTGAATTGGATGCACGGAGATACCAAGCGGTGTTGCCAAAACGTCTTGCTCGGTTCTCGTTATCGGTCGCTGAGGATAAGACAAAGCTGCTTCGCTTCGGCCGTCTCGCCCGCCGGGACTCCACCCGGTATGACGAAGGGGGCCCAGGAGCTTTCGACTTCCTCGGATTCACTCACTACTGTGGGCGCAGTCGCGCCGGGAAATTCAAGCTGAAACGGAAGACCTCTGGGAAGAAGTATCGTCAGAAAGTGGTTGAATTGCGTAAATGGTTTCGTAGTCAGCTAGATACACCGATCGGTGAGATGTGGCAGACGTTGAACGCGAAGCTCCGCGGTCACTATCAGTATTATGGAGTCAATGACAATTGGCCGATGCTGATGGCATACCGCAACCGAGCCCGCGTGATGGTCAAACGCCACTTGAGCCGCCGGAGTCAGAGCAGCTATGTGAACTGGACGCATCTTGATCGCCTATGCGACCGTCATCCATTAGCGAATCCACGCCGCTTGACCGACCTGATTGCCCTGTCGCGTACAAAGTGGAGTGCCGTGTGA
- a CDS encoding DUF1559 family PulG-like putative transporter has translation MHTSAFGQLIGDTAVETESLPAEWAQLDEEEMGEITRNHLRGLVRAMHKYHDEKGSLPPAVIPNEELPPEKRLSGFVLLLPYLDARDFSSGGELGNRFFDDEIARAAKTLYDSIDRSKAWDDPANLEAARSVVPAFLAPGIKPIRSEDGYALAHFAFVRGALGKDNGAFTNAAGITIKDITDGTDSTLALGQVDTALGPWIAAGPATSRHVYHPSVENDALSFGGPYKGGAYFVNVDSFAYFLNTLKTKPEDYHALATRSGREINLMSKVSRSTTAREQNTDR, from the coding sequence ATGCATACATCAGCTTTCGGTCAGCTAATAGGCGATACAGCAGTGGAAACGGAATCGCTACCGGCGGAATGGGCCCAACTTGATGAGGAAGAAATGGGCGAGATCACTCGCAACCATTTGCGGGGACTCGTGCGTGCGATGCACAAGTACCACGATGAAAAGGGTTCACTCCCGCCTGCTGTGATCCCAAACGAAGAATTGCCCCCAGAAAAACGCCTCAGCGGATTCGTCTTGTTGCTCCCGTACCTGGACGCGCGGGATTTTTCGAGCGGCGGTGAACTGGGAAATCGGTTTTTCGACGACGAGATCGCACGTGCTGCCAAGACGCTTTACGACTCAATTGATCGATCGAAGGCATGGGATGATCCGGCCAACCTGGAGGCGGCCCGGTCAGTCGTCCCGGCATTCTTGGCCCCTGGCATCAAGCCAATCCGCAGTGAGGACGGGTACGCGTTAGCGCACTTTGCTTTTGTCCGGGGCGCTCTCGGGAAGGACAATGGTGCATTTACAAATGCGGCCGGGATCACGATCAAAGACATCACTGACGGCACCGACTCAACACTGGCATTGGGCCAGGTGGACACCGCGTTAGGCCCCTGGATCGCTGCGGGACCAGCAACGTCGCGGCATGTTTATCATCCGTCAGTGGAAAACGATGCGTTATCCTTTGGCGGGCCTTATAAAGGAGGCGCTTACTTCGTCAACGTCGACAGCTTTGCCTATTTTTTGAACACGCTTAAGACGAAGCCAGAGGACTACCACGCACTCGCGACACGATCCGGAAGAGAAATCAATCTCATGTCGAAGGTCTCCCGCTCGACGACGGCGCGTGAACAGAACACCGATCGTTGA
- a CDS encoding DUF7674 family protein: protein MTFRTSFLEWSLEQFPELSLDFEGESAKTRLHFAFVAFRKHTQTAIDHHDQARVLEFFEMADRVLTCGYPDMRSLFHVKFVEDLHFHDERTLRSWALQFLTPALKRDRARSISGLPGSST from the coding sequence ATGACGTTTCGCACTTCATTCCTTGAATGGTCCCTTGAGCAGTTTCCAGAGCTTTCGCTCGACTTCGAAGGCGAGTCCGCAAAGACTCGTTTACACTTTGCATTCGTCGCGTTTCGAAAGCACACCCAAACAGCAATTGACCACCACGATCAAGCACGGGTGCTCGAGTTTTTTGAAATGGCCGACCGAGTCCTAACTTGCGGCTATCCTGACATGCGATCACTTTTCCACGTCAAGTTCGTCGAAGACCTGCACTTCCACGATGAACGGACTCTGCGTTCGTGGGCACTTCAGTTCCTTACGCCTGCGCTCAAGCGTGATCGCGCCCGTTCGATTTCCGGTTTGCCTGGGAGCTCAACGTGA
- a CDS encoding DUF7336 domain-containing protein: MTKVFVLQHEHEICGREHAKFIGVYATNDDAEDAIVRLRMQPGFRDWPDGFSIGEYELGVDHWVEGFITAVNILIPSRTSAGEYYTAGSVWYPGDVYEITDIDAPQRAKFDVGDFVRCIEKAVPEIGDRVLVAYEAVEEKAEPRDARESPS, translated from the coding sequence ATGACCAAAGTATTCGTACTTCAGCACGAGCATGAAATTTGCGGTCGCGAGCACGCCAAATTCATCGGAGTGTACGCGACGAATGACGATGCGGAAGACGCTATCGTTAGACTGCGTATGCAACCAGGTTTCCGCGACTGGCCTGATGGGTTCTCGATTGGTGAATACGAACTTGGGGTTGATCACTGGGTTGAGGGATTCATTACGGCCGTAAATATACTGATTCCTTCTCGAACGAGTGCCGGAGAGTACTACACCGCTGGTTCGGTTTGGTACCCTGGGGATGTTTACGAGATTACCGACATTGACGCTCCTCAACGAGCCAAGTTTGACGTCGGCGATTTCGTGCGATGCATCGAAAAAGCTGTGCCTGAAATTGGCGATCGCGTGCTTGTGGCCTACGAGGCTGTCGAGGAAAAGGCAGAACCAAGGGATGCACGTGAGTCGCCGAGTTGA
- a CDS encoding WD40 repeat domain-containing protein: MAFSRDVISSRNLVATLDGDNVVRIYELETLQKIATFSVETDFGGSRLALAPDGKMIAAGEYGTGRLTLHRSDGTKAWEREALDELQSVRFSLDSQTVYCSHHRGLVSAFDVNTGQLSRFGWFRKHLVGLKKLYESPHDDLSVHDRMERPLQFATSKLDPICDVDRKSFAVLDVAFAPEFVCVSESGAPISCYHANGTPVWEAHHSKGVHALRLAYDEERKLFLAITWPFETGGAQSLLTIQPTSGDIVDCFSFTTDYTHYFAGNGAYVVNVAGDVYSSVNLESVGRLEP; the protein is encoded by the coding sequence ATGGCTTTTTCACGCGACGTCATCTCTTCTCGAAACCTCGTCGCGACGCTTGACGGTGACAATGTCGTGCGCATCTACGAGCTGGAGACTTTACAGAAGATCGCTACGTTTTCTGTGGAAACTGATTTCGGTGGGTCACGGCTTGCTTTGGCACCAGATGGCAAGATGATTGCGGCCGGAGAATACGGGACTGGTCGTTTAACGCTGCATCGTTCAGACGGGACGAAGGCCTGGGAACGCGAAGCTCTGGACGAGCTTCAGTCGGTTCGTTTTTCTCTCGATTCCCAAACCGTGTATTGTTCACACCATCGAGGCCTCGTCTCAGCGTTCGATGTGAATACCGGCCAGCTGAGTCGCTTTGGCTGGTTTCGCAAACACCTAGTCGGCCTCAAAAAACTCTACGAAAGCCCGCACGATGATTTGTCCGTCCATGATCGCATGGAACGACCCTTGCAATTTGCGACCAGTAAACTCGATCCAATTTGTGATGTTGATCGCAAATCATTCGCAGTACTTGATGTAGCATTCGCTCCCGAGTTTGTTTGTGTTTCTGAAAGTGGTGCGCCAATCTCCTGTTACCACGCGAATGGAACACCTGTTTGGGAAGCTCATCACTCTAAGGGAGTCCATGCGTTGCGGTTGGCGTACGATGAAGAACGAAAGCTCTTTCTCGCAATTACATGGCCATTCGAAACAGGCGGTGCACAGAGCTTGCTTACGATTCAGCCAACGTCTGGCGATATCGTTGATTGTTTTTCGTTCACGACAGATTATACGCACTACTTCGCCGGCAATGGCGCGTATGTGGTCAATGTGGCCGGGGACGTTTATTCGAGTGTGAACTTGGAATCGGTTGGTCGACTTGAGCCGTAA
- a CDS encoding ankyrin repeat domain-containing protein: MTIPDDIESDISQAIELDDANALRQTIESSNLIGHEDLGAWLTLAANLGSLNAMHVLLDSDANVLWKNEGGETAFSFACVCDQFDAARLLHKHGADINSVDSSGGTPLDWAVCHARPAFREWLKSVGGNRNSDHEEWPWPPRTHNCDT; this comes from the coding sequence ATGACCATCCCAGACGACATCGAATCTGACATCTCCCAAGCAATCGAATTGGACGATGCGAACGCACTGCGCCAAACGATTGAGTCATCCAATCTCATCGGTCACGAAGATCTTGGCGCTTGGCTGACCTTAGCCGCAAACCTGGGAAGTCTTAATGCGATGCACGTCCTTCTCGACTCCGATGCCAATGTGCTCTGGAAGAACGAAGGCGGCGAGACCGCGTTCAGCTTCGCTTGCGTCTGCGACCAATTCGATGCCGCGCGATTACTACACAAGCACGGTGCTGATATCAACAGTGTCGATTCGAGTGGCGGAACTCCGTTGGATTGGGCTGTTTGTCATGCACGCCCAGCCTTCCGCGAATGGCTGAAGAGTGTCGGTGGTAATCGTAACAGCGACCACGAAGAATGGCCCTGGCCGCCGAGAACCCACAATTGCGACACCTGA
- a CDS encoding integron integrase, producing the protein MAGMSQSGTTWSRSEWHQTRDKWAKIWFENLARFHGRKPQATWEFTPDEVIAFLRDHLRRKTPAWKRLKIIQSLICYRRYVQSSPFDDLTFIRVKLEELARAEKVNAARSRGSGEEAGEEIEDVIGHIDPSEPDVIQNMRRAIRSRQDGLETERAYVSNVRAFMRDRGLKCQANFSTIGAADVQAHLTDLAVDGNVAASTQNRAFYALLYLFQHVLKRELGEVNAIRSNKGKQIPTVLSVDEIEQIFAHLRGVHLLIAKLLYGCGMRISEAMRLRMKDFDFDRMVIEVHDSKGGKSRIVPMPASVVPDIRNWMESRRVLHEHDLEQGQASVCLPKALERKYPGAARELKWQFLFASHRLSRDPRSRVLRRHHLHKDTFPANLRAAVQQAEIHKHVSSHVFRHSFATHLLREGTDICTIQELLGHADIKTTRIYLHSLNRVDVKLVSPLDRMSSNRQTISANHEAVAANTRGSVQEDARGEGVAVERLVSERANQEHGVISEHAEVDHQVAALMRALSSPQDRSRQKRQAAPDPKVARGVGDPAPPYAAPPYPAPPTATGSLRKRLRWWRRAAS; encoded by the coding sequence ATGGCAGGGATGAGTCAGTCTGGAACGACGTGGTCCAGAAGCGAGTGGCACCAGACGCGTGACAAGTGGGCGAAGATTTGGTTCGAGAATCTCGCCCGGTTCCATGGTCGCAAGCCCCAGGCGACCTGGGAATTCACGCCGGACGAGGTGATTGCCTTCCTCCGCGACCACCTGCGGCGCAAGACGCCAGCTTGGAAACGCCTCAAAATCATCCAATCCCTGATCTGCTATCGTCGCTATGTCCAGTCATCACCGTTTGATGATCTGACATTCATTCGAGTGAAGCTTGAAGAACTCGCTCGGGCAGAGAAGGTCAACGCAGCGAGATCGAGGGGATCGGGTGAAGAAGCGGGCGAGGAGATCGAGGACGTCATCGGCCATATCGATCCGAGCGAGCCGGACGTGATTCAGAATATGCGGCGTGCCATACGGTCGCGTCAGGATGGTCTCGAGACGGAAAGAGCGTACGTGTCGAACGTCCGGGCATTCATGCGTGATCGAGGGCTGAAGTGTCAAGCGAATTTTTCCACGATTGGCGCTGCCGACGTGCAGGCTCATTTGACGGATTTGGCAGTGGATGGGAATGTGGCCGCTTCGACTCAGAACCGAGCGTTTTACGCTCTCTTGTACCTCTTTCAGCATGTATTGAAACGCGAACTGGGCGAAGTCAATGCGATTCGCTCGAACAAGGGGAAGCAAATTCCTACCGTGTTGAGCGTTGATGAGATTGAGCAGATTTTTGCGCACTTGCGTGGCGTTCATTTATTGATCGCAAAGCTACTCTATGGTTGTGGGATGCGGATCAGTGAGGCGATGCGGCTGCGGATGAAGGATTTTGATTTTGACCGGATGGTGATCGAAGTGCACGATTCCAAGGGAGGGAAGAGTCGGATCGTGCCGATGCCGGCCAGCGTCGTGCCGGACATTCGGAATTGGATGGAGTCTCGTCGGGTGCTGCATGAACACGATTTAGAACAGGGGCAAGCGTCGGTATGTTTACCGAAGGCACTGGAGCGTAAGTATCCGGGTGCCGCACGCGAATTGAAGTGGCAGTTTTTATTTGCGTCTCACCGTTTGTCACGCGACCCACGATCACGTGTACTGCGACGACATCATTTGCACAAAGATACGTTCCCGGCAAACTTGCGTGCGGCCGTTCAACAGGCGGAGATCCACAAGCACGTCAGTTCGCATGTGTTTCGCCATAGCTTTGCCACACATCTGTTGCGTGAGGGGACCGACATCTGCACCATCCAGGAGTTGTTGGGCCACGCCGATATCAAGACGACTCGCATCTACTTGCACTCGCTCAACCGCGTGGATGTGAAGCTGGTTAGCCCACTGGACCGGATGAGCTCGAATCGTCAAACGATTTCAGCGAACCATGAAGCGGTCGCTGCAAACACACGAGGCTCGGTGCAGGAAGACGCCCGTGGCGAAGGCGTGGCAGTTGAACGATTGGTATCGGAACGAGCGAATCAGGAGCATGGTGTGATTTCCGAGCACGCCGAGGTTGATCACCAGGTGGCGGCATTGATGCGTGCACTCTCGTCGCCCCAAGATCGCTCGCGGCAGAAGCGTCAAGCAGCCCCAGACCCGAAGGTGGCCAGAGGCGTAGGCGACCCAGCGCCACCTTATGCAGCGCCACCTTATCCAGCGCCACCGACAGCGACAGGGTCACTCCGAAAACGGTTGAGGTGGTGGCGCCGCGCGGCGAGCTGA
- a CDS encoding phytoene desaturase family protein, translating into MYDTIIIGAGMSGLAAGIRLAHFDQRVCILERHYTIGGLNSFYRMGGRDYDVGLHAMTNFARKGDKKGPLAKLIRQLRFRWDDFKLAEQNGSSIRFPGMSLDFDNDITQLENEIAEKFPGQIDGFRSLCGSLLDYSDMDGGDPLFMRSAREVMATHLSDPLLIDMLLCPLMWYGNARENDMDFGQFCIMFRACYLEGFGRPFKGVRLILKNLVRKFRGLGGELKLRSGVSKIHVDNGHAVGVVLDDGTVIEGKRILSSAGNIETLRMCDDISEVDVARAGKLSFIESISVLDKLPKDIGFDRTIVFYNDSERFHWERPEDRLCDVRTGVICSPNNYVYDAEEGELPEGVIRITTLANHDHWCALPEAKYRAEKVIQYDAAIESAVRFMPDFRRHVVDTDVFTPKTIRRFTWHDNGAVYGAPDKQLDGTTHLPNVFLCGTDQGFVGIVGAIVSGISMANRHCLQV; encoded by the coding sequence TTGTACGATACGATTATCATCGGCGCGGGAATGAGTGGGCTTGCCGCCGGCATTCGCCTGGCCCATTTCGACCAACGCGTCTGCATTCTCGAGCGGCACTACACCATCGGTGGACTCAACTCGTTCTACCGCATGGGCGGTCGTGATTACGATGTCGGGCTGCATGCGATGACGAATTTCGCACGCAAAGGCGACAAAAAAGGGCCGCTGGCAAAGTTGATTCGTCAACTGCGTTTTCGCTGGGATGATTTCAAGCTGGCCGAGCAAAACGGTTCGTCGATCCGCTTTCCCGGCATGTCGCTCGATTTCGATAACGATATCACTCAGCTCGAAAACGAGATCGCTGAAAAATTCCCAGGCCAAATCGATGGCTTTCGCTCGCTCTGTGGCTCGTTGTTGGATTACAGCGACATGGACGGCGGCGACCCGCTATTCATGCGGTCCGCACGCGAGGTGATGGCAACGCATTTGTCCGATCCGTTGTTGATCGACATGTTGCTTTGTCCCTTGATGTGGTACGGCAACGCCCGCGAAAACGACATGGACTTTGGCCAGTTCTGTATCATGTTCCGCGCCTGTTACTTGGAAGGCTTTGGGCGTCCCTTCAAAGGCGTGCGTCTGATCCTGAAGAACTTGGTCCGCAAGTTTCGCGGACTCGGGGGCGAGCTGAAACTACGCAGCGGTGTCTCGAAGATTCACGTCGATAACGGTCACGCCGTCGGTGTCGTGCTCGACGATGGCACGGTCATCGAAGGCAAGCGGATCTTGTCGTCCGCAGGCAATATCGAAACGTTGCGGATGTGCGACGACATCAGCGAAGTTGATGTCGCTCGCGCTGGCAAGTTGTCGTTCATCGAGTCGATTTCGGTGCTCGATAAACTGCCCAAAGACATCGGGTTTGATCGCACGATTGTGTTCTACAACGATAGCGAGCGGTTTCATTGGGAGCGTCCCGAAGATCGTTTGTGTGATGTGCGTACCGGTGTGATTTGTTCGCCGAACAATTACGTCTACGACGCCGAGGAAGGTGAGTTGCCCGAAGGGGTGATTCGGATCACGACGCTGGCCAACCATGATCATTGGTGTGCGCTGCCGGAGGCGAAGTACCGCGCCGAGAAAGTGATCCAGTACGATGCGGCGATTGAATCGGCGGTTCGTTTCATGCCCGATTTTCGCCGTCACGTCGTCGACACCGACGTCTTCACGCCCAAGACGATTCGCCGCTTCACATGGCACGACAACGGTGCCGTTTATGGCGCGCCGGACAAGCAGCTTGATGGCACAACTCATTTACCCAACGTCTTTTTGTGCGGCACCGATCAAGGTTTCGTCGGCATCGTCGGCGCGATCGTCAGCGGCATCAGCATGGCCAACCGCCACTGCTTGCAAGTCTAA
- a CDS encoding acyl carrier protein: MTPAEIRDEILDILEDISPDDDLENLDDAKPFREQLELDSMDFLDIVMELRKRHRVQIPEEDYGNLASMSSTVSYLEPKMKDIVKS; the protein is encoded by the coding sequence ATGACCCCTGCTGAAATCCGTGACGAGATCCTAGATATTCTCGAAGACATCTCGCCCGATGATGATCTCGAAAATCTTGATGATGCAAAGCCATTCCGCGAGCAGTTGGAATTGGACAGCATGGATTTCTTGGACATTGTGATGGAACTTCGCAAACGTCATCGCGTTCAAATTCCTGAGGAAGATTACGGGAACCTCGCCAGCATGAGCTCGACGGTTTCCTACCTCGAGCCCAAGATGAAAGACATCGTCAAGTCTTAG
- a CDS encoding beta-ketoacyl-[acyl-carrier-protein] synthase family protein: MIAPNRASQLPDDQRIVITGIGLTAPNGNDWTTFRQSLLEKRSGVQPYEIRYFGETLAGICDFDTKRYQSKKDVRRGTRAGSVGVYVANEAIAHSGLDWENVDKSRVGIYVGVTEHGNVETENEIFIIKGFDYDTSCWSHHHNPRTVANNPAGEISLNLGVTGPHYTIGAACAAGNAGLIQGAQMLRLNECDIAIAGGTSESIHTFGIFASFNSQNALATHEDPTKASRPFDVDRNGIVVAEGGCLYTLERLSDAKARGAEIYGELVGYAINTDATDFVLPNPERQAQCVEMALKRAGLDAEQIDIVSTHATGTSSGDAQECKALRSVFGNCNTVRFNNTKSYIGHAMGAAGALELAGNLSSFRDQVVHPTINVDKLDPDCDLKGLVINEPQEVAQVDYVLNNSFGMLGINSVVIIGRV; this comes from the coding sequence GTGATTGCCCCGAATCGTGCATCTCAGCTTCCTGACGACCAGCGCATCGTCATTACCGGTATCGGCCTAACCGCTCCCAATGGGAACGATTGGACGACGTTCCGCCAATCGCTGTTGGAAAAGCGTAGCGGCGTTCAGCCCTACGAAATCCGCTATTTCGGCGAGACCCTGGCCGGGATTTGCGATTTCGATACCAAACGTTACCAGTCGAAAAAAGATGTCCGCCGCGGTACACGCGCCGGCAGCGTGGGCGTGTACGTCGCCAACGAAGCGATCGCCCATAGCGGTTTGGACTGGGAAAACGTCGACAAATCACGCGTCGGCATCTACGTCGGTGTGACCGAACACGGCAATGTCGAAACCGAAAACGAAATCTTTATCATCAAAGGTTTCGACTACGACACCAGTTGCTGGTCGCATCACCACAATCCGCGCACGGTCGCCAACAACCCCGCTGGCGAAATCTCGCTGAATCTTGGCGTGACGGGCCCCCATTACACGATCGGAGCCGCCTGTGCCGCCGGCAATGCGGGGCTGATCCAAGGCGCTCAGATGCTGCGGCTCAACGAGTGCGACATTGCGATTGCCGGTGGGACGAGCGAGAGCATTCACACGTTTGGCATCTTCGCCAGCTTTAATAGTCAAAACGCACTGGCCACGCACGAAGATCCCACCAAGGCGTCCCGCCCCTTTGACGTTGACCGCAACGGAATCGTCGTTGCCGAAGGCGGATGTTTGTACACGCTCGAGCGGCTCAGTGACGCCAAGGCTCGTGGAGCTGAGATTTACGGCGAGTTGGTTGGATACGCGATCAATACCGACGCGACCGACTTCGTTTTGCCCAACCCCGAGCGACAAGCTCAATGCGTCGAAATGGCGCTGAAGCGAGCCGGACTCGATGCCGAGCAGATCGACATCGTCAGCACGCATGCGACCGGCACGAGCAGCGGCGATGCCCAGGAATGCAAAGCGCTTCGCAGCGTTTTTGGGAACTGCAACACGGTTCGTTTTAACAATACGAAAAGCTATATTGGGCACGCGATGGGAGCCGCCGGTGCGCTCGAACTTGCCGGCAACTTATCCTCCTTCCGTGATCAAGTGGTTCACCCGACAATCAATGTCGATAAACTGGACCCGGATTGTGATCTTAAGGGACTCGTGATCAACGAGCCTCAAGAGGTCGCCCAGGTCGACTACGTGCTGAACAATTCCTTCGGCATGCTGGGGATCAACTCGGTCGTGATCATCGGTCGAGTTTAG